The genomic DNA GCCCGACCGGCCGATGACGCCTGGCAAGGGCACCTGCAAAGCCTCGATTTCGTGGGACCGGACGCCCGCCTGACCATCGCACTGCCGGGGCAACCCGAGGTCGAGGTGGTGCTGGACCGCCAGCAAGTGGCCGCCCTGGGGCTTGAGGGGGGTGAGACGCTCTGGCTCCGCCCCCACGCCAGCCGGGCCTTCGTAATCCCGGGCGCGGAAGACGTGCAGACCACCGCGCCCGAGAGTCGGGCGCGGGTCGCCGCCTGAAGGCGGTCGGGGCGGAGGAACGCACCTGAAGCGAGCGCGCCTGGCCGTCCGAGGAGAGGCTGTGCGCGCGTATAAAACGATAAAGAATAAACAAAAAGGAAAATTGTATTTTTTATAATTTGGATTGGCATCTACGCTTTCAAGCAGAAACCGCGTGATGCCGCGTGCCTTTGATCGAACGATACTCGCCGCGAATAACAACCGATGAGAGAAGCCATGCGCGAAGTGCAAACGTCGAGCAAGCCATTGAATAACCGGGCGGCCGCCATAGCCGTCGGTGCCCTGCTAGGCCTCGCAGTCGGGCTGCCCGGCGCCGCCGCCAGCGAGGACGAGATTCAACTCCGACACAAAGAGCTGTTGGCGAGCACCTGCTTTGCCTGCCACGGCGTGGAGGGGCGCCGCGGTGAGGAGGTTCCGGCGCTCGCGGGCCAGTCCTTCCGGGTGCTCCAGGCGCAATTGCTCGCCTTCCGTGATGACGAGGTACCGGATACGACCGTTATGAATCGTATTGCCAAGGGGTACACGGATGAGGAGATCGAGGCCCTGGCCAGCTACTTCTCCAACCTGGAGCGCTGAACCATGGCCGGACGTAGCGACAATAAGCAGAACAGACAGGAGTTTTCCATGGACCAGCCCCTGATCAACCGGCGCCAGGCCCTTGGCCTTTTGGGTGCAACCGGTGCTGTCACTGCCCTGGGTAGCCTGGGTGTGCCGATGACCGCCCGTGCCGCCGGCGCAGGCCATGTGGTGGTGGTCGGTGGTGGCTTCGGCGGAGCGACGGCCGCCAAGTTCCTCAAGCGCTTCAACCCTGCCGTGGAGGTGACGCTGGTCGAGGCCTCCGAGCACTTCTATACCTGCCCGTTCAGTAACTGGTACCTGGGCGGTCTCAGGGAGATGGCGTACATCCGCCACGGCTACGATGAGTTGAAGGACAGGTATGGGGTACACGTGGTGCACGCCACCGCCGAGGACGTGGACGGGGATCGGCACGAGGTGCGCCTGAGCACCGGGGAACGGGTGCGCTACGACAAACTGGTGCTATCGCCGGGCATCGATTTCGACTGGGATGGTCTGGATGGTTACGACGAGGCCGCAGCGGAAAAGGCTCCCCACGCGTGGAAGGCCGGGGAGCAAACTCGGCTGCTGCGGAGCCAATTGGAAGCGATGGACGACGGCGGGTTGTTCATCCTTCGCGCCCCGGACAACCCCTTCCGCTGCCCGCCGGGGCCCTATGAGCGTGTCAGCCTGATCGCCCACTACTTCAAGGAGCACAAGCCGCGCTCCAAGATCCTGCTGCTGGATGCCAAGGACAACTTCTCCAAGCAGCCGCTGTTCATGGATGGCTGGGAGCAGGTGTACGGCGACATGATTGAGTGGGTCGGCGCGTCCCAGGACGGCAACGTGATCTCGGTGGATGCCGATAACCTTACCGTGGAGACCGAGTTCGGCTCCCGGCACCAGGCGGATGTCCTCAACATCGTCCC from Alkalispirillum mobile includes the following:
- a CDS encoding c-type cytochrome — encoded protein: MREVQTSSKPLNNRAAAIAVGALLGLAVGLPGAAASEDEIQLRHKELLASTCFACHGVEGRRGEEVPALAGQSFRVLQAQLLAFRDDEVPDTTVMNRIAKGYTDEEIEALASYFSNLER
- a CDS encoding NAD(P)/FAD-dependent oxidoreductase; this translates as MDQPLINRRQALGLLGATGAVTALGSLGVPMTARAAGAGHVVVVGGGFGGATAAKFLKRFNPAVEVTLVEASEHFYTCPFSNWYLGGLREMAYIRHGYDELKDRYGVHVVHATAEDVDGDRHEVRLSTGERVRYDKLVLSPGIDFDWDGLDGYDEAAAEKAPHAWKAGEQTRLLRSQLEAMDDGGLFILRAPDNPFRCPPGPYERVSLIAHYFKEHKPRSKILLLDAKDNFSKQPLFMDGWEQVYGDMIEWVGASQDGNVISVDADNLTVETEFGSRHQADVLNIVPPQQAGFIAHRAGVADDSGWVPVKPQTFESTQVDDIYVVGDATIAAPMPKSGFCANAQAKVVASAIVSEFAGHEPPPAIWNNTCYSLIAPGYGISVAGVYKVIDGQIAEVPGSGGVSPRDTDEAFRAREAEYAVNWYEAMSEDTWGTRFRG